One window of the Nicotiana tabacum cultivar K326 chromosome 4, ASM71507v2, whole genome shotgun sequence genome contains the following:
- the LOC107759259 gene encoding putative protein phosphatase 2C 75, with amino-acid sequence MPLRNGSSGYTTGMLSKVNGDSPEKCRRKRCRRIRIRRLQAKVLRSATTSSSLSFQRRSLLYNISEALGIGRGVEMTDPSSTSTEPSTAASHIPASGPVVGVISITGRRRAMEDTTSIKPNLCSPEINNRRPVDFFAIYDGHGGRHVAALCSERMHVLLQEELARVGDNINTDMSGSSRSGTQQLEEQRTEEAWKSVLRSCFLRIDEMASTTCGECGSVGYQCGCPRDTLGLVGSTAVVAVLTEETIIVANCGDSRAVLSRGGKHIPLSSDHKPDKRDERARIEASGGRVVFANGPRVQGILAMSRAIGDKYLKPYVISEPEITFTKREAEDDCLILASDGLWDVISNEMACEVASECLREEYPAEDHSFSPLVEGDNGGAIYSSRSASAAALLTRLALGRKSCDNISVIVVDLKRSHTGG; translated from the exons ATGCCACTCCGTAACGGCAGTAGCGGTTACACAACTGGGATGCTCAGCAAAGTAAATGGCGATTCTCCCGAGAAATGCAGGAGAAAACGCTGCCGCAGAATTCGAATAAGAAGGCTGCAGGCCAAGGTTTTACGATCTGCTACTACTAGTTCTTCCTTGTCATTTCAGCGTAGGAGCTTATTGTACAACATCTCAGAAGCTTTGGGCATAGGTAGGGGAGTAGAGATGACTGATCCTTCGTCAACATCGACGGAGCCTTCTACCGCGGCTAGTCATATACCAGCAAGCGGTCCGGTTGTTGGAGTAATTTCTATAACGGGAAGACGGCGTGCAATGGAAGATACAACTTCAATTAAACCTAATCTTTGCTCGCCGGAGATCAACAACCGGCGACCAGTTGATTTCTTTGCTATTTACGATGGACATGGTGGACGTCAT GTAGCAGCACTGTGTAGCGAAAGGATGCACGTGCTACTACAAGAAGAGCTGGCGCGCGTGGGGGACAACATTAATACAGATATGAGCGGTAGCAGCAGAAGTGGAACACAACAACTGGAAGAGCAGAGGACGGAGGAAGCATGGAAAAGCGTGCTGAGGAGTTGTTTCCTGAGAATTGACGAGATGGCTTCAACCACATGCGGCGAGTGTGGAAGTGTTGGCTACCAATGCGGCTGCCCACGCGACACCTTGGGCCTGGTCGGCTCCACCGCCGTGGTTGCAGTTTTGACGGAAGAAACTATAATAGTAGCTAACTGTGGTGACTCACGCGCCGTCCTTAGCCGCGGTGGAAAGCACATCCCCCTTTCTTCTGATCATAAG CCAGATAAACGCGATGAACGAGCCAGAATAGAAGCGTCTGGAGGCCGAGTTGTTTTTGCAAATGGGCCACGGGTTCAAGGAATTCTTGCCATGTCTAGGGCAATAG GAGACAAGTATCTAAAGCCATATGTTATATCCGAGCCTGAGATTACGTTCACAAAAAGGGAAGCGGAGGATGACTGCTTGATTCTTGCCAGTGATGGCTTGTGGGATGTTATATCAAACGAAATGGCGTGTGAGGTGGCTAGTGAGTGTCTTCGAGAGGAATATCCAGCTGAGGACCATAGCTTCAGTCCTTTGGTAGAAGGTGATAACGGAGGAGCTATATATTCTTCCCGAAGTGCATCAGCAGCAGCGCTGCTTACTCGGCTTGCTCTGGGACGGAAAAGCTGTGATAACATTAGCGTGATTGTGGTTGATCTGAAGAGAAGTCATACTGGAGGATAG